The genomic segment GAACAGTTTGAAAAAGAGATTCCATACTACAATGAGCGACATCTTATTCGCCCTGGAATTACAGGTTGGGCTCAAGTTATGTATCCATATGGAGCTGGTGTTGAAGATGCAAAACAAAAACTAATGTATGATTTGTACTATATAAAACACTATAGCCTTTGGTTGGATATTAAAATTATTTTTAAAACTATTTTGGTAGTTTTAGGTAAAAAAGGATTATAAAAGCGATAGGGTTTGACTATAAAGTATTAAATATAGTACAATATTTGATATTTTAAAAGGAGTCTTAAATGCAACCAATCTTGTCAAAATATACAGCAAGTATAACAGAACTTAAAAAATCACCTTCACAACTACTAAAAGATACAGGAGATGAAGCAGTAGCAATTTTAAATCACAATATAACTAGTGCATATCTAGTACCAAGTTCTTTATATGAAAAGATGATGGATATTATAGATGATTATTATTTAATAAAAGAGCTAGAAGAGAGATTAAGCTATAAAGAAGATGAGCTAATAGAGGTCTCTTTAAATGATTTATAAAATAAAATTTACTCCAATTTCATATAAAGAGTGGAATAGTCTTGATTCAGCTATTAAACTACAATTTAAAAAAAAATTAGAAAAAATTGTACATAATCCAAGAATAGTAAAAAATAAATTAAGTGGATATAAAAATATATATAAAATAAAGCTAAGAAGCTCTGGTTTTAGGCTAGCATGTGAAGTAAAAGAAGAACAAATAGTTATATTAGTTTTAAGTGTAGGAAAAAGAGAAAATAATAAAGTATATGAAAAACTGAAAGAAAGTATGACAAAAGAGACAGATAAAGAAGAGTTTAAAAATTTTAACAAAATAATATAAAAAAGGAAAAAAATGATACTAATAACAGGCGGAGCAGGTTATATTGGAACTCATACTTTAGTAGAACTAAAAAAAGCAAATTTTGATTTTGTAGTTTATGACAATTTTTCAAACTCATCAAAAGAGGCTCTAAAAAGAGTTAAAAAAATAATTGGCTCAAAAGTAAAATTTGTAAAAGGTGATATAAGAGATAAAAAAGCTTTGAGAAAAGTTTTTAAAAAATATACCATAGATTCTGTTATTCACTTTGCTGGACTCAAAGCTGTAGGAGAGAGTGTTGCAAAACCTTTGAAGTATTATGATAACAATGTTGTAGGGACTATTAAACTTTTAGAAGTTATGCGTGAGTTTAACTGTAAAAAAATAGTTTTCTCTTCAAGTGCTACTGTTTATGGAAACCCAGAAACTTGTCCAATAGATGAGAGCTTTCCTATTGGAGCTACTACAAATCCATATGGAACTAGTAAATATATGATTGAAAGAATATTAGAGGATTTATATATAAGTGATAATAGCTTTAAAATTGCTATTTTAAGATATTTTAATCCAGTAGGTGCAGAGGAAAGTGGACTTATAAGGGAAAATCCAAACGGTATTCCAAATAATCTTATGCCATATATCTCTCAAGTTGCTGTTGGTAAATTAAAAGAGCTAAGTGTATTTGGAAGTGATTATGAAACAAAAGATGGTACAGGAGTAAGGGATTATATCCATGTAGTTGATTTGGCAAACGCTCATGTAAAAGCTATAGAGTATCTTTTTGGAACAGGAACTTTATTCCCTGTAAATAAAAAAGATGAGACTAAAGTCTCATTTCCACTTATTTTAAATATTGGAACAGGAACTGGATATAGTGTTTTAGATATTATAAAAGCTTTTGAAAAAGCAAGTGGAGAAAAAATACCTTATAAACTAGTAAATAGAAGAGCAGGGGATATTGCAATTTGCTACTCAAATCCACAAAAAGCAAAAGAGATTTTAAATTGGGAAGCAAAACATAGTTTAGATGATATGTGTAAATCTAGCTGGAATTGGCAAAGTAAAAATCCAATAGGGTATGAAAAAAAGTGAAGAAGAGTTACTTATTTGTGAAGATAAAATATCAAAATTAAAAGAGATAGTTCCAGAATTTGATCATAGATTGAATTAATGTTCCAGTTGAATGGACCTCTTAAAGATGGTTTTGATACAATCACAAGCTTAAAAACTAAAAGGAATCAAAAAATGCAAGAAAACAAAATTTTAAATGAAGATGAGATAGATTTAAGGGAATTATTTGAAACTATTTGGAAAAAAAGATTTTTTATAATTATTTTTACTTTTACAATAACTTTAATCGCTTTTATTTATGTTTTACTAAAAAATCCAACACCAGTTTATGAAGGAAATTTAAGTGTTCAAATAGGAGAAATACAAAGTGAAAATTTTGGAAATAGAATTATAGAAACTCCTCAGAATTTATCTTATATTTTAGGAATAGAGTTTAAAGTTAATTCAACTATTGCTAAAGGAACAACTTCTATTCTTGAAATAAAATATTCAAATGAAGATAAAGCAAGAATAAAAACTATTTTAGAAGATGTTAAAAATTTTATTATAACAAAGCATGAAAATGATACTTCATTTTATAAAAATAAAATTATGACAAAAGAAATTGGAGATATTAAAATATCAGAAGAAGCTATTAATAAACCTAAAAAAGCTTTAATTGTAACAGTTGCTTTTATAACTGGATTTATTCTTTCAATATTTTTAGTATTTCTTATTCAATTTATTCAAAGTATAAAAAAAGAGTCTTAAACTCTTTTTTATACTTAAAAATTCTTTAATCTTTTATTGTCTTTTTCCAAATGTAATAGCATAAGCTTGATTTCTAATATCAAACAGTGGATCATTTGGAGCACCTACACCTGTTGGAATTTCTGATGGAAAATAAACATCTGAATTACATGTATTTCCGCTATATTGCGAAACATTTAGTGTTCCTACAAGCTCCTCTTTATGTTCTCCACTCCATAAAGCTGTTGTATCATTTGTTACATCATTTTTATTTGCATAAACTAAATACATTTTATAAGATACAGGTTTATTTTTAACATATTTACTAAAATCATCTTCTAAAAATTTATCACCTTTTTTCTCTAATTCCTCTTTTGTAAGATATTTTATCCCATCAACAGGAACAAATTTCCATCTAGCAGGAATCATATCTCCACTTTTTTTATCTTTAAACATAAATGTATGAATACTGTAAAACTCAATATTTGAAACACTAGGAGTTATTCCTCTTTTGCTGTTGTAGTCAATAAAATTACGATAAGAATCTACTTCTTTCATAAGTTTAGCAATATTTTCTTTATCAACTTTTCCATTTACAGGAATGTTCATTTCAAAAAATTGTCCAAACTCTTGTGGATTTTTTGCAAAGTTAATCTCTGTATTTAACATAACCATTGTCCAAGCTTCATTTTCACCATTAAGTTTAATAGCAAGTCCTCTTGGTTTGCTTTTATCTGTTTTTAAAGCTCCACCCAAAGAGTATCTAACTTGTGCATCTATATTTTTTTGATTTAAAAATGGAATATCTAATTTAGATGTAATATCTTTTGATGGAATAAAAGAACCATCTCCACAAAAACCAACCGCATGATTTACTTTTCCTTTTGGGTTATTTTTGTCATAATTTAATGTATAAAAAATATCTGCAATTCTTTGTGCATCATATACATTTGAATTTGTCTCTTCATTTGCTTGTGAAATTCCAGCTAATAGTGAAGCTGATAAAAATAAACTTACAAAACTTTTTTTCATTTTAAATCCTTTTAAATTTTATTAAATTAGGAGTGGATTTTAGTGTTTATAGGTTAATAGTAAATTAACTTAGCTTTACACAAAAAAATGTATAAAAGCTTAATTAAAATATTGTAAGAAAATTATTAAAAATAGCGCAGCAACTATTGTTTGTACAGTTATTATTGATGTCATTAAAGATAAATCACCACCTAATTGACGTGCTAAAATAAATGCACTAGGAGCAGTTGGCATAATAGCAAATAGAACTAATATAGCAATCATTAAATTATCTAGTGAAAAAGAAATTGCTAAGATATACATGATAAGTGGTAAAACTATAAACTTTGCAATCATAGTAACAGTTAAATCTTTTTTTGCACTTTTTATCTCTTTTAAAACTAATGTATAACCAATAGATATTAGACCTAATGGAAGAGCAGCACTACTTAAGATTTTTAGTAGATTCTCTATGCTAATTGGTATTTTTATTTCAGAAAAGTTTATTAAAGCTCCTAAAACACAAGAAATTATTAAAGGATTTTTTACAATAGATTTAAATAAATATATAAAATCAATTTTATTATTATTTGAGTACAAAGCAAATATAGAAATAGATAAAATATTTAAAAAAGGTATTGCAAAAGTTATAATAATTGCAGCTAATACTAAACCTTTATCTTCAAAAATAGAGCCACTAAGAGCCAAAAATACATAAGTATTAAATCTTATTCCACCTTGAACTATTGAAGTAAAAGAGCTGTTTTGTGTAGGGCTTAATTTATTAAATATCATCAAAATTATCATAGTGATAAATATTGCAAGAAGGCAAACAGCTATAAAAGATATGCTATTTGAGTCAATTTTAGCTTTAGATAAAGTAAAAATTAATAATGCAGGCATCAAAATATAGTATGTTAGTTTATCAGCCATTGGCCAAAAATCAGGTGAAGGGAAACTTATTTTTTTAAATAAGTACCCAATCATAATTAGTGAAAAAATAGGAATGAGGCTAGAAAATATATGTTCCATTTTTTAATTTTTGCTTTTTAACATCTCTTTTAATATAATTTTTCCACCTTCAACACCTGGTTGGTCATAAGTGTTTATTCTTAGTAATTTTCCTACAATTGAAGTTAAAAGTTCGTAGTAAAATAGAAGTTTTCCTATTTCGTATTCACTTATCTCTTCTATTTCTATTAAATCAATAGGAATATCTTTTTTATACTCTTTTACTGATGCTATTGTAGCATCTGCTTGAAGATTTATTAACTCTTTAAAATCAAGATTATTTATATAATCAAGCTCTTCTAATCCACTTAAACTAATAGGAGCAATTTTTGTATCATCTTTAAAATCTTTAATTTTTATAAATGTTACAGTTTTATCTCTTTTCCCTTCTACAATAAGCTGTAAAAATGAGTGTTGATCAACTGGTCCTAAAAGTCCAATTGGAGTTAAACCTTGGTTTGTGTTATTTGCATCAATTTTTCCAAGGCTCTCTCCCCAAAGTTGTATATACCACTTATTAAAACCTTCTAAAAGTTGAGAGTATGAAAAAACTGCATTTATATTGTAAATATCTTTGTATTCATAGTAAGTTCTAGCTTTTTTTATTAAATGAGTAAAAAGTTCATACTGTTCAAAAAATGATGTAGATATTCTTCTAGCTCCATTTAAAAGCTCATCAATATCAAAACCAGCTAAATATAAAGGAACTAATCCAACATTTGATAAAACAGAAAATCTTCCACCAACATTTTTTGGAATATCAAAAGTTTTTATATCATTTACTTTTGCAAAACTATTTAGTTTGCTATCATTTTCAGTTATTACTAAAAGATTTGATTTATCCATTTTTATAATTGAACTTAAATATTTAAAAATAGAAATTGTTTCAATAGTTGTACCTGATTTTGAAATAACTATAAACAAAGTATCTTCTAAATTAAACTGAGAGATTGTTCCATTTAAGTTTACAGGGTCTGTACTTTCAAAGAAAAAAATCTCTTTTTTTAAAGATTTATTTTTTTGTTTATGATATTTTAAGAAGTTGTATATTGCATAAGTTCCTAAAGTACTTCCACCAATTCCAATTATAGCAATATTTTTTTGTTGAAAATCAAGAGAATCTAACTCTTTTTTTAGATTTGTTATATCACTATGAGGCAAAGAGTAGTAACCTATCTCTTCACGCTCTTTTTTTATCTCTAAGAAAATATCTTCATCGCTTAGAGATACTTTTGGATAATATAGATTATTTTTCACTACTTTTTCCCGTTATCTTTTTTTTCTTCTTTTTTCACATTTTTTATTGATTTATCATAAAAGTAGTTTGTAGCTTTTACAAATCCATCGATACTTCCACAGTCAAATCTTTCACCTTTAAATTTATAAGCTAAAACCATACCATTTTTTGCTTGAGTTAAAAGTGCATCAGTTATCTGAATTTCTCCACCTTTACCTGGTTTTGTCTCTCTAATAATGTCAAAAATATCTGGAGTTAAAATATATCTTCCAATAATCGCTAAATTTGAAGGAGCAACTTCTGGTTCAGGTTTTTCAACCATGTCTTTTACCATGAAAATTCCTGGTTCTATCTCATTTCCAGCAATTACTCCATATTTATTTGTATCTTCTTTTGGTATCTCTTCAATAGCAACAATTGAGCAGTTATATTTTTTATATAGCTCAACCATTTGAGATAAAACACCTTTATCAGGTGCATCACATAAGTCATCTGCTAGAAGCACAGCAAATGGTTGATTTCCAATTAAGTTTTCACCACATAATATTGCGTGACCTAAACCTTTCATCTCTATTTGTCTTGTGTATGAAAAAGTACACTTTGTAATAACACTTCTAATCTCTGTTAAATAGTGTTCTTTGCTAGTCCCTTTGATTTGATGCTCAAGCTCATAAGATATATCAAAGTGGTCTTCAATAGCTCTTTTCCCTCTTCCTGTTACAATAGACATATTCTCAATACCAGCAGCAAGTGCTTCTTCAACTCCGTATTGAATAAGTGGTTTTGTTAAAACAGGTAACATCTCTTTTGGTGTTGCTTTTGTTGCAGGTAAAAATCTTGTACCATATCCAGCAGCTGGAAACAGACATTTTTTGATTGGATTGTTTGTATTGCTCATATTATTTTCCTTGTAATTTATTAAATAGATTTATTAATGCATCTTCATATACTTTTGCATTTTCTTGATTATCAGCTTCAAATCTTGTTACTAATTTTGGAGTTGTGTTACTAGCACGTACAAGTCCCCAACCTTTTTCAAAAATAACTCTTACACCATCAACAGTTATAATATCCTTGATTTTTGGAAAATCTGAAGGTGGATTTTGTAAAGCAACTTTTAATTCTTCAATGATTTTAAATTTTGTATCTTCTGTTACAGTTATATTTATCTCAGGAGTTGAATATACTTGTGGTAAGGCTTCATACTCTTTATCAAAATCAAAACCAGCATCGATTAACTCTAAAGCTCTAAAAGTAGCATAAATAGCATCATCGTATCCAAAATATCTATCATTAAAGAATAGATGCCCTGATACTTCAGCAGCAAAATCTGCATTCATCTCTTTAATTTTAACTTTCAAGTTTGAATGTCCTGTTTTATACATAATAGCTTTACCATAAGAGTTTATAGTGTCATACATAACTTGTGAACATTTAACTTCACCAATAACTGTTGGGTTTTTCATATGTTTAGAGAAGAATATCGCTAATATATCACCTTTGAAGTTATATTTTTTTGAAAGTAGGGCAATTCTATCTGCATCTCCATCGTAAGCAAAACCAAAATCAAACTCTCCACTTGCTAACTCTTTTTTGATATCTTCTAAAGTATGCTCATCACTTGGATCTGGGTGATGATTTGGAAAATTTCCATCTGGCTCTTCAAATAAAATTTTATTTTTAATATTTAGTTTTGTTAAAATCTCACCTAAAACAACACCAGCAACACCGTTACCACAATCAAAAATAAACTTTTTATTTTCAAGTTTTAAATGTTTGAAGCTTTCAACTATATAATCAATATATCTATTTTTTGAATCAATTTTTATAACAGCTTCATTATCATCAATATTTGAATTATCCGCTAAAATATCTCTTCCTAAAGAATAAATATCTTCTCCAAAAAATGGCTCTTTATTTAATGTTATTTTAAAACCATTATATTCAGGTGGATTATGTGAACCTGTAATCATAATAGAACCATCACATTTGTATCCATCTATTTCATTAAAATTAGCAAAGTAGTTTGCAGGAGTTGGAACTAATCCCATATCCAAAACTTTTAAACCAGCTTTGTTTATTCCTGAACTTAACCAACCTTTTAAAGTTGGTGAATGAAGTCTTGCATCATAACCAACAGCCAAAAAAGAAGCATTTGGAACTCTTTTTAATAGTGCCTTTGCTAAATAAAACCCAATTTTTTTTACAATATCTTCGTTTAATTCCTTTTGAAATATCCCTCTAATATCATATTCTCTAAAAATAGATGAACTCATTTATATTACAACTCCTATTGTATAATTAAAAATTGTGGAATTTTATCTTAAAATCGTTAAATAATTGTATATACCGATAGCTTAGGCATTTAACGATGCCTTGTGTTAGATTTGTGCAAAGTTATAATTTTGACTATCTAAAAATATGAGTTTTTTCTCATGATTACTTTTTATATATTTTAAATATTGGAATGACATCAAGAATGTTGATTTAATAGTGATTCTAAAGTATGAATTTTAAACAAATTATTTTGTTTCATATATTTTTTAATATATAAAAGATACATAAGAGGAATAAATTTTACAAATAATTTTCCATCAATTAGCATATTATAAGTCATTTTCTAGTAACTTTAAACTAAAATACTATCAAAAATGGAGCTGATGGATGATTACTCTTTATGTCGATGGTGATGCTTTTCCAAATTTGCTCAAGCCAATATTACTACGCTCAATAGAGAGATTACAGATTAAAACATATGTAATAGCAAACAAAAAGATAAATATAGGCGAGTCTTGTCACGTCAAGTACATCATCGTAGATACTTTAGCAGATGAAGCAGACAATAAAATAGTAGAGATGTTAGAAGAGGGCGATTTGGTTATTACTGCTGATATACCACTAGCAGATAGGGTGATAGAAAAAAATGCACATGCAATTGATCACCGAGGTGAACTTTATAGTGTTGATAATATCAAACAATACTTAGCGATGCGAAATCTAATGGAGAGTATCCGTGAGAGTGGTGAGATTACAGGCGGACCAAAACCATTTTCACAAAAAGATGCGCAAATGTTTGCAAACCAGCTCAATAGTTTTTTGATTAAATATTATAAATAAACTTACTTAAGTTATAAGAAAATTCCGTGTCAGCAACCAATTGTCAAATTTGTACAAAAGATTAATATATTTACTCGTTACATAATTGTACAAAACTCAAAAAAAGTGACAAATTTCAAAATTTAACCAAACTTTAAGAGTAATCTCTTGACAAAAGGAAAAAAAGGCACTATAATTCCCGTCCAATTTGACCGAAGGGTTTAAAATTAGAGTTCTTTAAAATAGATATGAAGTTTAAGAAGTAATCTTTGTAAACTAAATATAATGATTGTTAAAAGTAAAAAAAATGAAACAAGATATAAATAGTAAAATATTTATTACTTGTCTATAAATTTGAGTGATAATTTTGTAATTAAGTAATTAAAAACAAAAATGTCAGTTTCAACACTACATAAAGATTAGAGTAAGATTTAATCAAAAATTTATGGAGAGTTTGATCCTGGCTCAGAGTGAACGCTGGCGGCGTGCTTAACACATGCAAGTCGAACGAGAACGGATTATAGCTTGCTATAATTGTCAGCTAAGTGGCGCACGGGTGAGTAATGTATAGGTAATATGCCTCTTACTAAGGGATAACAATTGGAAACGATTGCTAATACCTTATACTCCTTGTTAACTTAAGTTAATAAGGGAAAGATTTATTGGTAAGAGATTAGCCTGTATTGTATCAGTTAGTTGGTGGGGTAATGGCCTACCAAGACAATGACACATAACTGGTTTGAGAGGATGATCAGTCACACTGGAACTGAGACACGGTCCAGACTCCTACGGGAGGCAGCAGTGGGGAATATTGCACAATGGACGAAAGTCTGATGCAGCAACGCCGCGTGGAGGATGACACATTTCGGTGCGTAAACTCCTTTTATATGAGAAGATAATGACGGTATTATATGAATAAGCACCGGCTAACTCCGTGCCAGCAGCCGCGGTAATACGGGGGGTGCAAGCGTTACTCGGAATCACTGGGCGTAAAGAGCATGTAGGCGGATTGATAAGTTTGAAGTGAAATCCTATAGCTTAACTATAGAACTGCTTTGAAAACTGTTAATCTAGAATGTGGGAGAGGTAGATGGAATTTCTGGTGTAGGGGTAAAATCCGTAGAGATCAGAAGGAATACCGATTGCGAAGGCGATCTACTGGAACATTATTGACGCTGAGATGCGAAAGCGTGGGGAGCAAACAGGATTAGATACCCTGGTAGTCCACGCCCTAAACGATGTACACTAGTTGTTGTGAGACTTGATCTTGCAGTAATGCAGTTAACACATTAAGTGTACCGCCTGGGGAGTACGGTCGCAAGATTAAAACTCAAAGGAATAGACGGGGACCCGCACAAGCGGTGGAGCATGTGGTTTAATTCGACGATACACGAAGAACCTTACCTGGACTTGACATAGTAAGAACTTTCTAGAGATAGATTGGTGTCTGCTTGCAGAAACTTATATACAGGTGCTGCACGGCTGTCGTCAGCTCGTGTCGTGAGATGTTGGGTTAAGTCCCGCAACGAGCGCAACCCTCGTGTTTAGTTGCTAACAGTTCGGCTGAGAACTCTAAACAGACTGCCTACGCAAGTAGGAGGAAGGTGAGGACGACGTCAAGTCATCATGGCCCTTACGTCCAGGGCTACACACGTGCTACAATGGGATATACAAAGAGCCGCAATACGGTGACGTGGAGCAAATCTTATAAAATATCTCCCAGTTCGGATTGTAGTCTGCAACTCGACTACATGAAGTTGGAATCGCTAGTAATCGTAGATCAGCTATGCTACGGTGAATACGTTCCCGGGTCTTGTACTCACCGCCCGTCACACCATGGGAGTCGAACTCATTCGAAGCGGGGATGCTAAAATAGCTACCTTCCACAGTGGATTTGGCGACTGGGGTGAAGTCGTAACAAGGTAACCGTAGGAGAACCTGCGGTTGGATCACCTCCTTTCAAAGAAAAAGTATTAAGATTTGTTTCTTAATATAAATAAAAAAGAAAAAAACTACTTTTAACAACATATATTTAGTTTGTAAAGATTATTTGGAAGAACAACAGATAATTTATAGGTAAATATGGGCCTATAGCTCAGCTGGCTAGAGCGCTCGACTGATAATCGTGAGGTCTCAGGTTCAAGTCCTGATAGGCCCACCATTATGGGGAATTAGCTCAGCTGGGAGAGCGCCTGCTTTGCACGCAGGAGGTCAGCGGTTCGATCCCGCTATTCTCCACCATATGTATATAAAGAATAAGAGATTAGATATAAGCTTTTAAATAAATAAGAGTTTATATCTGGTTTTAATCAGAAACGTTACGTTGAATAACTTTAGTTATTTAAAGTAGTATGATATTTAAAAATATAATGTTAAAGTCTTTAAAATTTTTTCGTAAAGTTAAATAGAAATATTTAATTTTAAATAAAAAATTTCATATCTAAAATTTAATAGAGATATTAAAAACTATAGATAACACAACTATATTGTTAAACTATATGTTTAATAAGATAGTAGCCAAAGAATATTATCAAATTTAGAGTAATTTTAATTAATTACTCTAGGCAAAAAAAGTAGATCTAAATTTATTTAGATTTAATAATAAGCTATTAAGGGCTAATGGTGGATGCCTTGACTGTAAGAGGCGATGAAGGACGTATTAGGCTGCGATAAGCCTCGGGGAGTTGCCAAAGAGCTTTGATCCGAGGATTTCCGAATGGGGCAACCCAGCATAGTGAGAACTATGTTACCCTACGGGGAGCGAACCTGGTGAAGTGAAACATCTCAGTAGCCAGAGGAAGAGAAATCAAATGAGATTCCCATAGTAGCGGCGAGCGAACTGGGATTAGGACAAACCCAATGCTTGCATTGGGGGTTGTAGGACTATAATGTGTAATTAAAGAGAATAGATGAATTAGTTGGAAAACTAGAGCATAGAAGGTGATACTCCTGTAATTAAAATTCTCAATAATACTAATAGTATCCTGAGTAGGTCGGAACACGTGATATTTTGACTGAAGCTGGGGGGACCACCCTCCAATCCTAAATACTACTTACAGATCGATAGTGAACAAGTACCGTGAGGGAAAGGTGAAAAGTACTGCAGCGAGCAGAGTGAAATAGAACCTGAAACCATTAGCTTACAATCATTCAGAGCCCTATGATTTATCAGGGTGATGGACTGCCTTTTGCATAATGAGCCTGCGAGTTGTGGTGTCTGGCAAGGTTAAGCCAAGTGCGAAGCCGTAGCGAAAGCGAGTCTTAATAGGGCGACATAGTCAGATGCTGCAGACCCGAAACGAAGTGATCTATCCATGAGCAGGTTGAAGCTGGTGTAAGAGCCAGTGGAGGACCGAACCCATTGACGTTGAAAAGTCTCGGGATGACTTGTGGATAGGGGTGAAAGGCCAATCAAACTTCGTGATAGCTGGTTCTCTCCGAAATATATTTAGGTATAGCCTTGTGTTGTAGCATATAGGGGTAAAGCACTGAATGGGCTAGGGCTGCTTACCGCGGTACCAAACCCTATCAAACTATGAATACTATATGTGG from the Aliarcobacter cryaerophilus ATCC 43158 genome contains:
- a CDS encoding type II toxin-antitoxin system Phd/YefM family antitoxin gives rise to the protein MQPILSKYTASITELKKSPSQLLKDTGDEAVAILNHNITSAYLVPSSLYEKMMDIIDDYYLIKELEERLSYKEDELIEVSLNDL
- a CDS encoding type II toxin-antitoxin system RelE family toxin codes for the protein MIYKIKFTPISYKEWNSLDSAIKLQFKKKLEKIVHNPRIVKNKLSGYKNIYKIKLRSSGFRLACEVKEEQIVILVLSVGKRENNKVYEKLKESMTKETDKEEFKNFNKII
- the galE gene encoding UDP-glucose 4-epimerase GalE yields the protein MILITGGAGYIGTHTLVELKKANFDFVVYDNFSNSSKEALKRVKKIIGSKVKFVKGDIRDKKALRKVFKKYTIDSVIHFAGLKAVGESVAKPLKYYDNNVVGTIKLLEVMREFNCKKIVFSSSATVYGNPETCPIDESFPIGATTNPYGTSKYMIERILEDLYISDNSFKIAILRYFNPVGAEESGLIRENPNGIPNNLMPYISQVAVGKLKELSVFGSDYETKDGTGVRDYIHVVDLANAHVKAIEYLFGTGTLFPVNKKDETKVSFPLILNIGTGTGYSVLDIIKAFEKASGEKIPYKLVNRRAGDIAICYSNPQKAKEILNWEAKHSLDDMCKSSWNWQSKNPIGYEKK
- a CDS encoding Wzz/FepE/Etk N-terminal domain-containing protein, with the protein product MQENKILNEDEIDLRELFETIWKKRFFIIIFTFTITLIAFIYVLLKNPTPVYEGNLSVQIGEIQSENFGNRIIETPQNLSYILGIEFKVNSTIAKGTTSILEIKYSNEDKARIKTILEDVKNFIITKHENDTSFYKNKIMTKEIGDIKISEEAINKPKKALIVTVAFITGFILSIFLVFLIQFIQSIKKES
- a CDS encoding catalase, whose product is MKKSFVSLFLSASLLAGISQANEETNSNVYDAQRIADIFYTLNYDKNNPKGKVNHAVGFCGDGSFIPSKDITSKLDIPFLNQKNIDAQVRYSLGGALKTDKSKPRGLAIKLNGENEAWTMVMLNTEINFAKNPQEFGQFFEMNIPVNGKVDKENIAKLMKEVDSYRNFIDYNSKRGITPSVSNIEFYSIHTFMFKDKKSGDMIPARWKFVPVDGIKYLTKEELEKKGDKFLEDDFSKYVKNKPVSYKMYLVYANKNDVTNDTTALWSGEHKEELVGTLNVSQYSGNTCNSDVYFPSEIPTGVGAPNDPLFDIRNQAYAITFGKRQ
- a CDS encoding AEC family transporter; its protein translation is MEHIFSSLIPIFSLIMIGYLFKKISFPSPDFWPMADKLTYYILMPALLIFTLSKAKIDSNSISFIAVCLLAIFITMIILMIFNKLSPTQNSSFTSIVQGGIRFNTYVFLALSGSIFEDKGLVLAAIIITFAIPFLNILSISIFALYSNNNKIDFIYLFKSIVKNPLIISCVLGALINFSEIKIPISIENLLKILSSAALPLGLISIGYTLVLKEIKSAKKDLTVTMIAKFIVLPLIMYILAISFSLDNLMIAILVLFAIMPTAPSAFILARQLGGDLSLMTSIITVQTIVAALFLIIFLQYFN
- a CDS encoding glucose-6-phosphate isomerase, which produces MKNNLYYPKVSLSDEDIFLEIKKEREEIGYYSLPHSDITNLKKELDSLDFQQKNIAIIGIGGSTLGTYAIYNFLKYHKQKNKSLKKEIFFFESTDPVNLNGTISQFNLEDTLFIVISKSGTTIETISIFKYLSSIIKMDKSNLLVITENDSKLNSFAKVNDIKTFDIPKNVGGRFSVLSNVGLVPLYLAGFDIDELLNGARRISTSFFEQYELFTHLIKKARTYYEYKDIYNINAVFSYSQLLEGFNKWYIQLWGESLGKIDANNTNQGLTPIGLLGPVDQHSFLQLIVEGKRDKTVTFIKIKDFKDDTKIAPISLSGLEELDYINNLDFKELINLQADATIASVKEYKKDIPIDLIEIEEISEYEIGKLLFYYELLTSIVGKLLRINTYDQPGVEGGKIILKEMLKSKN
- the galU gene encoding UTP--glucose-1-phosphate uridylyltransferase GalU — protein: MSNTNNPIKKCLFPAAGYGTRFLPATKATPKEMLPVLTKPLIQYGVEEALAAGIENMSIVTGRGKRAIEDHFDISYELEHQIKGTSKEHYLTEIRSVITKCTFSYTRQIEMKGLGHAILCGENLIGNQPFAVLLADDLCDAPDKGVLSQMVELYKKYNCSIVAIEEIPKEDTNKYGVIAGNEIEPGIFMVKDMVEKPEPEVAPSNLAIIGRYILTPDIFDIIRETKPGKGGEIQITDALLTQAKNGMVLAYKFKGERFDCGSIDGFVKATNYFYDKSIKNVKKEEKKDNGKK
- a CDS encoding phosphomannomutase/phosphoglucomutase, coding for MSSSIFREYDIRGIFQKELNEDIVKKIGFYLAKALLKRVPNASFLAVGYDARLHSPTLKGWLSSGINKAGLKVLDMGLVPTPANYFANFNEIDGYKCDGSIMITGSHNPPEYNGFKITLNKEPFFGEDIYSLGRDILADNSNIDDNEAVIKIDSKNRYIDYIVESFKHLKLENKKFIFDCGNGVAGVVLGEILTKLNIKNKILFEEPDGNFPNHHPDPSDEHTLEDIKKELASGEFDFGFAYDGDADRIALLSKKYNFKGDILAIFFSKHMKNPTVIGEVKCSQVMYDTINSYGKAIMYKTGHSNLKVKIKEMNADFAAEVSGHLFFNDRYFGYDDAIYATFRALELIDAGFDFDKEYEALPQVYSTPEINITVTEDTKFKIIEELKVALQNPPSDFPKIKDIITVDGVRVIFEKGWGLVRASNTTPKLVTRFEADNQENAKVYEDALINLFNKLQGK
- a CDS encoding YaiI/YqxD family protein translates to MITLYVDGDAFPNLLKPILLRSIERLQIKTYVIANKKINIGESCHVKYIIVDTLADEADNKIVEMLEEGDLVITADIPLADRVIEKNAHAIDHRGELYSVDNIKQYLAMRNLMESIRESGEITGGPKPFSQKDAQMFANQLNSFLIKYYK